The Geobacter sp. AOG2 genome includes a window with the following:
- a CDS encoding putative glycoside hydrolase has product MKNVVALAGRAVLAIVTCCCLVSCRNEQKPATSSTVSTPAPPAPSKRQQLLNTEVRAIYITSWTAGISRFQTLIDMVSHSNLNAVVIDIKDSTGKVGYDSKVPLVAQTGAYEKRIRDLDAILKQCRDKKIYTIARIAVFQDPNLAKARPDLAVGGGGRKIWKDRKGLSWVDPASKDVWDYNLAIAREAAAKGFDEVQFDYVRFPTDGKLKTMTYPVYKHDVPKHEIIRRFFQYVDQQMKSVDVLTSADIFGLTTMVDDDMNIGQRIQDVADYVDFVCPMIYPSHYPHGHLGLKNPAEHPYRVIYDASLRGMRRLEGKRARMRPWLQDFKLGAVYDKKMIVEQIQAARDAKVFGFSMWNARNVYTDAAYQEKLPEANPAPPLRAQVLEEIRRHEAARLAMQNRSTAIRQEKPSINRPRRKARVS; this is encoded by the coding sequence GTGAAAAACGTTGTCGCCCTTGCAGGCCGCGCCGTCCTGGCCATCGTGACCTGTTGCTGTCTTGTCTCCTGCCGGAATGAACAGAAGCCCGCCACCTCTTCCACCGTTTCCACGCCGGCCCCCCCGGCGCCATCCAAGCGCCAGCAACTGCTGAACACGGAGGTCCGGGCTATCTATATCACCTCCTGGACCGCCGGGATCAGCCGTTTTCAGACCCTGATCGATATGGTGTCCCATTCCAATCTGAATGCCGTGGTGATCGATATCAAGGACAGTACCGGCAAGGTCGGCTACGACTCCAAGGTACCGCTGGTGGCCCAGACCGGGGCCTACGAGAAACGCATCCGCGACCTGGATGCCATCCTCAAACAGTGCCGCGATAAAAAGATCTACACCATTGCCCGCATCGCGGTTTTTCAGGACCCCAACCTGGCCAAGGCGCGCCCGGACCTGGCAGTGGGAGGCGGCGGCCGGAAGATCTGGAAGGATCGTAAGGGGCTGTCCTGGGTCGATCCGGCGTCGAAGGATGTCTGGGACTACAATCTGGCCATTGCCAGGGAGGCGGCCGCCAAGGGCTTTGACGAGGTACAGTTCGATTACGTCCGTTTCCCCACCGATGGGAAGCTGAAGACCATGACCTATCCGGTCTACAAACACGATGTGCCGAAGCATGAGATCATTCGCCGCTTTTTCCAGTACGTCGACCAGCAAATGAAATCCGTGGACGTGCTGACCTCGGCTGACATTTTCGGTCTCACGACCATGGTGGACGACGATATGAATATCGGCCAGCGCATCCAGGATGTGGCCGATTACGTGGATTTCGTCTGCCCCATGATCTACCCGTCCCATTATCCCCACGGGCATCTGGGATTGAAGAATCCGGCCGAGCACCCCTACCGCGTTATCTACGACGCCTCTTTGCGGGGTATGAGGCGCCTTGAAGGGAAGCGGGCCAGGATGCGCCCCTGGCTGCAGGACTTCAAGCTGGGGGCGGTCTACGACAAGAAGATGATCGTTGAGCAGATTCAGGCCGCCCGCGACGCCAAGGTGTTCGGTTTCAGCATGTGGAACGCCCGCAACGTGTACACCGACGCGGCCTATCAGGAAAAACTGCCGGAAGCGAACCCGGCCCCGCCCCTGAGGGCTCAGGTGTTGGAGGAGATCCGCAGGCATGAGGCTGCCCGGCTCGCCATGCAGAACCGCTCCACCGCAATCAGGCAGGAAAAGCCGTCCATCAACAGGCCTCGCAGAAAGGCAAGGGTGAGCTAA
- the ubiE gene encoding bifunctional demethylmenaquinone methyltransferase/2-methoxy-6-polyprenyl-1,4-benzoquinol methylase UbiE produces MFRLSEKGEKIQVMFGSIAPRYDFLNRLLSFGIDRRWRKKAVRLIKYREGSRILDVATGTGDVALEIARSTPASVKITGADFCREMVDLGQAKVATSPYAGRIDFRVAPCEDLPFPDNTFDSITIAFGIRNVVDRRLGLAEMWRVLRPGGRMIILEFSTPRSQFFKQVYYFYFRRLLPVIGGLFSRYNAYKYLPDSVLEFPSHEEFSQMVADAGFRNIHIHPLTFGIATIYAGEKE; encoded by the coding sequence ATGTTCAGACTTTCCGAAAAGGGCGAGAAGATCCAGGTGATGTTTGGAAGTATCGCTCCGCGTTACGACTTTCTCAACCGCCTGCTCAGCTTCGGCATAGACCGGCGCTGGCGTAAAAAAGCCGTACGGCTTATCAAGTACCGGGAGGGTTCCCGGATCCTGGACGTAGCGACCGGCACCGGCGATGTGGCGTTGGAGATAGCCAGATCGACCCCTGCGTCGGTGAAGATCACCGGGGCCGACTTCTGTCGCGAGATGGTAGACCTGGGTCAGGCCAAGGTGGCGACCTCCCCCTATGCCGGGCGGATCGACTTCAGGGTGGCGCCGTGCGAGGACCTCCCCTTTCCGGACAACACCTTCGATTCGATTACCATTGCCTTCGGGATCAGGAACGTGGTGGACAGAAGGCTGGGGTTGGCGGAGATGTGGCGGGTGTTGCGGCCCGGAGGCCGAATGATCATCCTGGAGTTTTCCACTCCGCGCTCGCAGTTCTTCAAACAGGTCTACTACTTCTATTTCCGGCGCCTTCTGCCGGTTATCGGCGGCCTCTTTTCACGATACAACGCCTACAAGTACCTGCCGGATTCGGTGCTGGAATTCCCCTCCCACGAGGAATTTTCCCAGATGGTCGCCGACGCCGGTTTCCGCAACATCCACATCCATCCGCTGACCTTCGGCATCGCCACCATCTACGCCGGCGAAAAGGAATAG
- the pap gene encoding polyphosphate:AMP phosphotransferase: MFESAELGHKISKAVWKKEVPELRGALLDAQLDLLQSKKFPVILLVAGVDCAGKGETVNLLNEWMDPRHIETHALRDLTDEELERPQMYRYWRVLPPRGKIGVFIGTWYSAPLLENVYGTIKNADLDQRLERIVRFERMLCNEGALVLKFWLHLSRDEQKKRLKSLEKDPKTRWRVTDTDWEHYKLYDKFRKVSERMLRTTSTAESPWTIVEGSDPHYRYLTIGKALLGALRQRLDVVEPPRHDEPIPPIVSAIDNLLILRTLDLSKKLAKSDYEGELEKYQGRLNLLTRHADFRKLSVVVVFEGNDAAGKGGSIRRVTQALDARHYRIIPVAAPTDEEQAQPYLWRFWRNIPRKGRFAIFDRSWYGRVLVERVEELCGRGDWMRAYGEINDFEEQLVRNHTVVVKFWLSISQDEQLRRFKEREKIGFKRFKITDEDWRNREKWSEYEVAVCDMIDRTSTDIAPWTLVEANDKHYARIKILKTLCEQIEAALGKL; encoded by the coding sequence ATGTTTGAGTCCGCCGAGTTGGGGCACAAGATCAGTAAAGCCGTCTGGAAAAAGGAGGTTCCCGAGCTGCGCGGGGCTCTGTTGGATGCCCAGCTCGATCTGCTCCAGTCGAAAAAATTTCCGGTCATCCTCCTGGTGGCCGGCGTGGACTGCGCCGGCAAGGGGGAAACGGTCAATCTCCTCAACGAGTGGATGGACCCGCGCCACATCGAGACCCACGCCCTGCGCGACCTGACCGACGAAGAACTGGAACGGCCCCAAATGTACCGCTACTGGCGGGTGCTGCCCCCCAGAGGGAAGATCGGCGTCTTCATCGGCACCTGGTATTCCGCCCCTTTGCTGGAAAATGTCTACGGCACCATCAAGAATGCCGACCTGGACCAGCGGCTGGAACGGATCGTCCGCTTCGAGCGGATGCTCTGCAACGAAGGAGCATTGGTCCTCAAGTTCTGGCTGCACCTCTCCCGCGACGAACAGAAAAAACGCCTGAAGAGCCTGGAGAAGGACCCCAAAACCCGCTGGCGGGTTACGGATACCGATTGGGAGCATTACAAGCTCTACGACAAATTCCGCAAGGTCTCGGAACGGATGTTGCGCACCACCAGCACCGCCGAATCCCCCTGGACCATCGTGGAGGGGAGCGACCCCCATTACCGTTACCTGACCATCGGCAAGGCCCTGCTCGGCGCTCTGCGCCAGCGACTTGACGTCGTCGAGCCGCCACGGCACGACGAGCCGATCCCTCCCATCGTGTCGGCCATCGACAACCTGCTGATCCTCAGGACCCTGGACCTGTCGAAGAAATTGGCGAAGTCCGACTACGAGGGTGAACTGGAGAAGTATCAGGGGCGGCTCAATCTGCTGACCCGCCATGCCGATTTCAGGAAGCTCTCCGTCGTGGTGGTCTTCGAAGGGAATGACGCCGCCGGGAAGGGGGGGAGCATCCGTCGCGTCACCCAGGCCCTGGACGCCCGCCACTATCGCATCATCCCGGTGGCGGCGCCCACCGACGAGGAGCAGGCCCAGCCCTACCTGTGGCGCTTCTGGCGGAACATTCCCCGCAAGGGGCGCTTCGCCATCTTCGACCGTTCCTGGTACGGCCGGGTGCTGGTGGAGCGGGTGGAGGAACTGTGCGGCCGGGGCGACTGGATGCGGGCCTACGGCGAGATCAACGACTTCGAGGAACAACTCGTGCGCAACCATACGGTGGTGGTCAAGTTCTGGCTCTCCATCAGTCAGGATGAGCAGCTCAGGCGCTTCAAGGAACGGGAGAAGATCGGTTTCAAGCGTTTCAAGATCACGGACGAGGATTGGCGCAACCGGGAGAAGTGGAGCGAGTACGAGGTTGCGGTCTGCGATATGATCGATCGCACCAGTACCGACATCGCCCCCTGGACCCTGGTGGAGGCCAACGACAAGCACTATGCCCGGATCAAGATCCTGAAGACGCTCTGCGAGCAGATCGAGGCAGCGCTGGGGAAGCTCTGA
- a CDS encoding YqeG family HAD IIIA-type phosphatase — MPPLAHVLAGFTLGFTFRKELGRVLRETRPDSSIASLDPARLAADGIAALALDFDGVLAPHGFPAPLPEAREWLTRCSAVFGADRIFILSNKPTEARKAWFGEHFPGIRFISGVRKKPYPDGLQKVQELAHVPLSAILMVDDRLLTGCLAALNTGARPLYIRRPYRSFRHRPLAELFFALLRAGERFFL, encoded by the coding sequence ATGCCCCCTCTCGCGCACGTTCTCGCCGGGTTTACCCTCGGGTTCACGTTCCGGAAGGAACTCGGCCGGGTCCTGCGGGAGACCCGGCCCGATTCCTCCATCGCGAGCCTCGACCCGGCCCGGCTTGCCGCCGACGGCATCGCCGCCCTGGCCCTGGATTTCGACGGCGTCCTGGCTCCCCACGGGTTCCCCGCGCCGCTCCCCGAGGCGCGGGAGTGGCTGACCCGCTGTAGCGCCGTTTTCGGCGCGGACCGCATTTTCATCCTCTCCAACAAGCCTACCGAGGCCCGCAAGGCCTGGTTCGGGGAACATTTTCCCGGAATCCGCTTCATCTCCGGCGTCCGCAAGAAACCCTACCCCGACGGCCTCCAAAAGGTGCAGGAACTGGCCCACGTTCCCCTGTCCGCCATCCTTATGGTGGACGACCGCCTGCTGACCGGCTGCCTGGCGGCCCTCAACACAGGCGCCCGCCCCCTCTACATCCGCCGTCCCTACCGTTCCTTCCGGCATCGCCCCCTGGCCGAGCTGTTCTTCGCGCTGCTCAGGGCCGGAGAGCGCTTTTTTCTCTGA
- a CDS encoding C40 family peptidase: MIHIRTLAVICLILLSFPQLVLASKTHVARRSESLHSIARKYHVSVDELKSVNNLSSTRIERGARLIIPSHAEQKSSKTARPQSYKVVKGDTLPRIAKKTGSKMSDLRRLNGLKGNKIKVGQVLALSEPAPAPEEKATAAAASNRLQLVSKELLNEQELSATLAELSDIDADRPVDLAKNIEENNQGINGLKKTAYGFLGARYRFGGNSRGSLDCSSFVQQVFREQKINLPRTAREQFNVGSEVVRGDLRKGDLVFFQTYARFPSHVGIYLGNRKMIHASSRDRKVVISSMDTPYYLSRYLGARRVSSVASGESINFSELLQGVEEEQDGDVVGNDTLGLSLNVN, encoded by the coding sequence ATGATACATATCCGTACTCTTGCCGTGATCTGTCTCATCCTGCTTTCCTTCCCGCAACTGGTTCTGGCTTCCAAGACCCATGTGGCCCGCAGAAGCGAGTCGCTTCATTCCATCGCACGTAAATATCACGTTTCCGTAGACGAACTCAAATCGGTCAACAACCTGAGCAGCACCCGCATTGAGCGGGGAGCCCGCCTCATAATCCCCTCCCATGCCGAACAAAAATCATCGAAAACGGCGAGGCCACAATCGTACAAGGTCGTCAAGGGCGACACCCTGCCCAGGATTGCCAAGAAAACCGGAAGCAAGATGTCCGATCTGCGCCGGCTGAACGGTCTCAAAGGCAACAAGATCAAGGTCGGGCAAGTGCTGGCCCTGAGTGAACCCGCACCGGCCCCCGAGGAAAAGGCGACCGCCGCCGCTGCCTCCAACAGATTGCAACTGGTCAGCAAAGAGCTTTTGAACGAGCAGGAGCTTTCAGCCACCCTGGCTGAGTTGAGCGATATCGATGCCGACCGGCCGGTTGACCTTGCCAAAAATATCGAAGAGAACAACCAGGGCATCAACGGCCTGAAAAAAACAGCCTACGGCTTTTTAGGCGCCCGCTACCGTTTCGGCGGCAACAGTCGCGGCTCGCTCGACTGCTCAAGTTTCGTGCAACAGGTCTTTCGCGAACAGAAAATCAATCTTCCCCGCACCGCCCGCGAACAATTCAATGTGGGCAGTGAGGTCGTGCGGGGCGACCTGCGCAAGGGCGATCTGGTCTTCTTCCAAACCTATGCCCGCTTTCCGTCCCACGTCGGCATCTACCTCGGCAACCGCAAGATGATTCATGCCTCCTCCCGTGACCGTAAGGTGGTGATCTCCTCCATGGATACCCCCTATTATCTGTCGCGCTACCTGGGAGCCCGGCGTGTCAGCTCGGTTGCCAGCGGCGAGTCGATCAACTTCAGTGAATTGTTGCAGGGTGTAGAGGAAGAGCAGGACGGCGATGTCGTGGGTAACGATACGCTGGGGCTCTCCCTTAACGTGAACTAG
- a CDS encoding transporter substrate-binding domain-containing protein: MTMTPSLRRVACFMLAAMLLALAACVNKQEPAAKDTLVVGMELAYPPFEMTDEKGAPTGVSVDLANELGKALGKKIVIQNTAFDGLIPALKTGKIDLIISSMTITDERRQSVDFSDPYLSTGLCLLVGKTSPVNSIADLDKPGITVAVKKGTTGHTYAAGNIKHAKVLVLDKEAAAVLEVVQGKADAFIYDQMSTYSNWKKNQATTRALLNPFQQEKWGIALRKGDDQLKEQINRFLTTFRGQGGFERLGDTWLKEQKTAFKELNYPFFF; encoded by the coding sequence ATGACGATGACACCCAGCCTTCGCCGCGTGGCGTGCTTCATGCTGGCAGCAATGCTTCTTGCCCTGGCCGCGTGCGTGAACAAACAGGAACCGGCAGCCAAAGATACCCTGGTCGTGGGGATGGAATTGGCCTATCCTCCCTTTGAAATGACCGACGAAAAGGGGGCGCCCACGGGGGTCAGCGTTGACCTTGCCAACGAACTGGGCAAGGCGCTCGGCAAGAAGATCGTTATCCAGAACACCGCCTTCGACGGTCTGATCCCGGCGCTCAAAACCGGTAAAATAGATCTGATCATCTCCTCCATGACCATCACCGACGAACGCCGGCAGTCGGTCGATTTTTCCGATCCCTATCTCTCCACCGGACTCTGCCTGCTCGTGGGCAAAACGTCGCCGGTCAACTCGATCGCCGACCTGGACAAGCCGGGTATCACCGTAGCCGTGAAGAAGGGCACTACCGGCCATACCTATGCCGCCGGGAACATCAAGCATGCCAAGGTCCTCGTACTGGACAAGGAGGCCGCCGCCGTGCTCGAGGTCGTCCAGGGAAAGGCGGACGCCTTTATCTACGACCAGATGTCCACCTATTCCAACTGGAAGAAGAACCAGGCGACCACCCGCGCCCTCCTGAACCCCTTCCAGCAGGAAAAGTGGGGTATTGCCCTGCGCAAGGGGGATGACCAACTCAAGGAGCAGATCAACCGGTTCCTGACGACGTTCCGTGGGCAGGGCGGTTTCGAGCGGCTGGGGGACACGTGGCTGAAGGAACAAAAAACCGCCTTCAAGGAGCTGAACTATCCTTTCTTTTTCTAG
- the cdaA gene encoding diadenylate cyclase CdaA, with translation MPSFVRIQDIADILIMTVLLYQLYSWFRRTRAMQVLLGLGVVTVIYFVTRFLGLYMTSWILQELGTVLIVLIIVVFQAEIRQALYRFSLMRHFFGSRREPQQLSRFHEIVDTLFRLAETRTGAIVVFQRSESLTDLMLNGVSLDCEITPQMLEAIFYDGAPLHDGAALIRAGRIALASCHLPLSQNPELPQFYGTRHRAALGLSERTDAVVAVVSEERGEVSLAVGGELRRLASAGELVAILEELISPEKDKPRVTLRQRLFSDLLAKAAVLLIVTAFWALITSRQGEVTTVTAPVRLHGIPQDQVLMRSYPEEVDVQVKSFSSLTPTPAKLDIAADIDLSQVREGQTVVRIRSSDFKLPSGMVAGSVTPSSIRIVTEKKVRKTVPVRVVLRGRLPRGLAAYRVVASPDTVEVEGPSSQIARLESVATEEVDAAKLVRGKEYRKSLLPPYKNVTILRDEPLTLELALRHPVRQ, from the coding sequence GTGCCCTCTTTTGTGAGGATACAGGATATCGCCGACATCCTGATCATGACCGTGCTGCTCTACCAGCTCTATTCGTGGTTCCGCCGGACGCGCGCCATGCAGGTTCTGCTGGGGTTGGGGGTGGTGACCGTCATCTACTTCGTCACCCGCTTTCTTGGTCTTTACATGACCAGCTGGATTTTGCAGGAACTGGGGACGGTACTCATCGTCCTGATCATTGTCGTGTTCCAGGCCGAGATCCGGCAGGCGCTGTACCGTTTCAGCCTCATGCGGCATTTTTTCGGCAGCCGCCGGGAACCACAGCAACTCAGCCGGTTTCACGAGATCGTCGACACCCTGTTCCGCCTGGCGGAGACGAGAACCGGGGCTATTGTCGTTTTTCAGCGGAGCGAATCGCTGACGGACCTGATGTTGAACGGCGTGAGTCTGGATTGCGAAATTACCCCGCAGATGCTGGAGGCGATCTTTTACGACGGAGCGCCTCTCCATGACGGTGCCGCTCTGATCAGGGCCGGAAGAATTGCCTTGGCATCGTGCCATCTCCCCTTGTCCCAGAACCCGGAACTGCCCCAGTTTTACGGCACCCGGCACCGGGCCGCCCTTGGTCTTTCGGAGCGTACCGACGCTGTCGTGGCGGTTGTATCGGAAGAGCGCGGCGAGGTGTCGCTGGCAGTGGGGGGGGAGTTGCGCCGCCTTGCGTCCGCCGGTGAGCTTGTTGCGATCCTTGAAGAGTTGATCTCACCGGAGAAGGATAAACCCCGAGTGACGTTGCGGCAGCGGCTCTTTTCCGATCTGCTGGCGAAAGCGGCAGTCCTGCTGATTGTTACGGCATTTTGGGCGTTGATCACCTCCCGCCAGGGGGAGGTCACCACGGTCACGGCTCCTGTCAGGCTGCACGGCATACCGCAAGACCAGGTTCTGATGCGGAGTTATCCTGAAGAAGTCGACGTTCAGGTAAAATCTTTTTCCAGCCTGACGCCAACGCCGGCGAAGCTTGACATCGCTGCCGATATCGATCTTTCACAGGTGCGTGAGGGACAGACCGTCGTCAGAATCAGGAGTTCGGACTTCAAGCTCCCTTCCGGTATGGTTGCCGGCAGTGTCACTCCGTCGTCGATTCGCATCGTAACGGAGAAAAAGGTGCGTAAAACCGTGCCGGTCAGGGTCGTGTTGCGGGGAAGGTTGCCGCGGGGCCTGGCGGCGTACCGGGTGGTTGCGTCGCCCGATACGGTTGAGGTGGAGGGGCCGTCCAGCCAGATAGCGCGGCTCGAATCGGTAGCGACGGAAGAAGTCGATGCCGCCAAGCTTGTCAGGGGAAAGGAATATCGGAAAAGCCTGCTGCCGCCGTACAAAAACGTCACCATTCTGCGGGACGAGCCGTTGACCCTGGAACTCGCGCTCCGTCATCCGGTTCGTCAATAA
- a CDS encoding amino acid ABC transporter ATP-binding protein, whose protein sequence is MRLEANGIVKSYGDHLALDGVTLTIPAMQTVAVLGPSGGGKSTLLRILAGLEAPDAGEIALDGDQIRFNEEYLLRHRRSIGTVFQSFNLFPHLTALGNVSLPLEKVHGYEASEAATYALQLLARFHLAGHALKMPAQLSGGQKQRVAIARAVAIKPRLLLFDEPTSALDPEMTVEVLDLIAELRQEGRPLVLVTHEIGFARKVADQVVFLHEGRVLEWGDATRLFEQPSTPEMRGFLDKVLRY, encoded by the coding sequence ATGCGACTTGAGGCCAACGGCATCGTCAAATCCTACGGCGACCATCTGGCCCTGGACGGGGTGACCCTTACCATACCCGCCATGCAGACCGTGGCCGTGCTGGGGCCGTCCGGCGGCGGGAAATCGACCCTGCTGCGCATACTGGCGGGCCTGGAGGCCCCGGACGCGGGCGAGATCGCCCTGGACGGCGATCAGATACGGTTCAACGAGGAATACCTGCTGCGGCACCGGCGAAGTATCGGGACGGTGTTCCAGTCGTTTAACCTGTTCCCGCACCTGACCGCCCTGGGCAACGTCTCGCTTCCCCTGGAAAAGGTGCACGGCTACGAGGCCTCCGAGGCGGCAACCTATGCCCTGCAACTCCTTGCGCGCTTTCATTTGGCCGGACACGCCCTCAAAATGCCGGCCCAACTTTCGGGAGGCCAGAAACAGCGGGTGGCCATCGCCCGGGCCGTGGCCATAAAGCCGCGCTTATTGCTGTTCGACGAGCCGACCTCGGCCCTTGACCCGGAGATGACCGTGGAGGTGCTGGACCTGATCGCCGAGTTGCGCCAGGAGGGGCGGCCGCTGGTGCTGGTGACCCACGAGATCGGTTTTGCCCGCAAGGTGGCCGACCAGGTGGTCTTTCTTCACGAGGGGCGGGTGCTGGAGTGGGGAGACGCCACACGGCTGTTTGAACAACCATCAACCCCGGAAATGCGGGGTTTTCTTGACAAGGTACTGAGATACTGA
- a CDS encoding amino acid ABC transporter permease, with amino-acid sequence MRRYFFITSDSRGGGVPAAAVAASWLTVFLLLSLLFWFAFSQVKFAWGWDAVYAYRYKFLQGWLVTVAVSTAAMALSLLVGLATALAQRAPFLPLRYLARVYMEIIRGTPLLVQILIFFYVVADAFGINNRYLVGVIILAMFTGAYISEIIRAGIESVSETQLESARAIGFTRAQIYRYVIFPQVTRQILPPMAGQFASLIKDSSLLSIISVNEFTLNAQEVNAFTFSTLESYLPLAVGYLILTLPISLWTKRLEKRFRYAT; translated from the coding sequence GTGCGACGATATTTCTTCATTACCTCCGACAGCCGGGGGGGCGGGGTTCCGGCCGCTGCCGTCGCAGCCAGCTGGCTGACGGTGTTTCTGCTCCTCTCCCTCCTGTTCTGGTTCGCCTTCAGTCAGGTCAAATTTGCCTGGGGCTGGGACGCGGTCTATGCCTACCGCTACAAGTTTCTGCAGGGATGGCTGGTGACGGTGGCCGTTTCCACGGCCGCCATGGCTTTAAGCCTGCTGGTCGGCCTGGCCACGGCCCTGGCCCAGCGCGCCCCATTCCTGCCGTTGCGCTATCTGGCGCGGGTCTATATGGAGATCATTCGCGGCACCCCCCTTCTGGTGCAGATCCTGATCTTCTTTTACGTGGTGGCCGATGCCTTCGGGATCAACAATCGCTACCTGGTAGGCGTCATTATCCTGGCCATGTTCACCGGGGCCTACATCTCCGAGATCATCCGGGCCGGGATCGAAAGCGTCAGCGAAACGCAGTTGGAGTCGGCTCGGGCCATCGGTTTCACCCGCGCCCAGATCTACCGCTACGTCATCTTTCCCCAGGTGACCCGGCAGATCCTGCCACCCATGGCGGGACAATTCGCGTCGCTCATCAAGGATTCGTCGTTGCTCTCCATCATTTCGGTCAATGAATTCACCCTCAATGCCCAGGAGGTGAACGCCTTCACCTTCAGTACCCTGGAGAGCTACCTGCCGCTGGCGGTGGGTTACCTGATCCTTACCCTGCCCATCTCCCTTTGGACCAAGCGTCTGGAAAAAAGGTTCCGCTATGCGACTTGA
- a CDS encoding B12-binding domain-containing radical SAM protein has product MKILLTYISGEPDRSDPYINLLPSGLCYLHAVLREAGHDSLLANFSGWSPQAIRKQLASFKPDIIGISQWTHNRHASLETARLARRSNPASIIIMGGGHATFRYHEMLADGSPVDIVVLGEGEETLRELTDRLAQGVSWRDVAGIAFRDSGRVVVTEQRVARSALDTLPFPARYLEHSVGVDGELQPEFVLTARGCPSACSFCSSPGFWGRRVRFRSPEDIVAEILYIRDRFGLIYFSLRDDTFTADRARAIEFCRLMIAHRVSVLWNCQSRVTALDEEVLTWMKRAGCECVQLGVESGSPRILAQLDKSIHPWQVEQTAALVRKVGINLSVYLISDVPGEDEDDIRMTIELVRRIKPDDGYVSPLAYYPGTRLFDQAVADGLVRPGIFEEASDAALYAVGSSGRTSHRILRALAAGTAKGAEQRFRHQKALLGYCATTNILAGEWYRQQGDTDMAEREFREITEQEPYHPWGWLLLGELHAERGEEQRAGECYRRVLALVPNHKAARAALETKKTGP; this is encoded by the coding sequence ATGAAGATCCTTTTGACGTACATATCCGGGGAACCGGACCGTAGCGATCCGTATATCAACCTGCTTCCCAGCGGGCTTTGCTATCTGCATGCCGTGTTACGCGAAGCAGGTCACGATTCTCTCCTGGCCAACTTTTCCGGCTGGTCGCCCCAGGCAATCCGGAAACAGCTCGCATCTTTCAAGCCCGACATCATCGGCATTTCCCAGTGGACCCACAACCGCCACGCATCTCTTGAGACGGCGCGCCTGGCGCGCCGGTCGAACCCGGCCAGCATAATCATCATGGGCGGGGGGCACGCCACCTTCCGGTACCATGAGATGCTTGCCGACGGCTCGCCGGTCGATATCGTTGTGCTGGGTGAAGGCGAAGAGACGTTGCGGGAACTGACCGACAGGCTTGCACAAGGCGTATCCTGGCGGGATGTGGCCGGGATTGCGTTTCGCGACAGCGGTCGCGTCGTGGTTACAGAGCAACGCGTAGCGCGGTCGGCGCTGGATACGCTCCCGTTTCCCGCCCGCTACCTTGAGCACTCCGTCGGCGTTGATGGGGAACTCCAGCCCGAATTTGTCCTGACGGCCCGAGGTTGTCCCTCGGCGTGCAGTTTCTGTAGTTCGCCGGGCTTCTGGGGGCGTCGGGTGCGTTTTCGCTCCCCGGAAGACATCGTTGCCGAGATTCTGTACATCCGGGACAGATTTGGCCTGATCTACTTTTCGTTGCGGGACGACACCTTCACTGCCGACCGGGCCAGGGCCATCGAGTTTTGCCGTCTCATGATCGCGCATCGGGTTTCCGTACTCTGGAACTGTCAATCCCGCGTCACCGCCCTCGACGAGGAGGTCCTGACGTGGATGAAGCGTGCCGGCTGCGAATGCGTCCAACTCGGGGTCGAATCGGGGTCGCCGCGCATCCTGGCACAGTTGGACAAATCGATTCACCCCTGGCAGGTGGAACAGACGGCTGCGCTTGTCAGAAAGGTCGGCATCAATCTTTCCGTCTACCTGATCTCCGATGTGCCCGGTGAGGATGAAGACGATATCCGCATGACCATCGAACTTGTCCGGCGCATCAAGCCGGATGACGGGTATGTCTCTCCGCTGGCGTACTATCCCGGCACCCGGCTGTTCGACCAGGCCGTTGCCGACGGCCTGGTACGCCCCGGCATCTTCGAAGAGGCGTCTGATGCGGCCCTCTATGCCGTGGGATCGTCGGGGCGCACATCGCACCGGATTCTGAGGGCGCTTGCGGCCGGGACCGCGAAGGGGGCGGAACAGCGTTTCCGGCACCAGAAAGCGCTGTTGGGGTATTGTGCCACCACCAATATTCTGGCGGGAGAGTGGTACCGGCAACAGGGCGACACCGATATGGCCGAGAGGGAGTTCCGGGAGATTACCGAACAGGAACCGTATCATCCGTGGGGGTGGTTGCTGCTGGGAGAGTTGCATGCCGAACGCGGCGAAGAACAAAGGGCCGGGGAATGTTATCGCAGGGTACTTGCCCTGGTACCGAACCATAAGGCGGCGCGCGCGGCGCTGGAGACAAAAAAAACGGGGCCTTGA